The proteins below are encoded in one region of Myxococcales bacterium:
- a CDS encoding glycosyltransferase family 39 protein, whose product MSHFSSLMRRPALKGSLLAFLSATVLFLLMAQQQSTAFGIWLGLPALLLSAYGLTRAILVTLDAEEQGTSTAHPLCLPPVHHPGWFVFGATLLLLLPALGLYSLSDPWETHYGEVAREILARNDWISLWWAQDKWFWSKPILIFWTEALSMKLWGTGFMPDTNPSYAEWAIRFPHLLFSTAAIMAVYFTVARLWEKRTAVFCALVLLTCPYFFLISHQAITDSLLVSNLTIAMCFLTLAFVTPENEALSMFRVWKTSFSLKHLFVFSLLLLVLPQILYLASRNVSWGSGGIFFHYDSFLYGSAGNDAIPGNPAHQFIHPVFGSIAAQPVMQAAYWAVALAAALFFARRLKSKQSFFFLFFYLFCAIAFMAKGLPGIVLPGLAALFYLIVSRRWSLLGSGHIHVALGILLILCIGAPWFVAMYMRHGAAFTDRLLVHDHINRLAQGVHGDKGSMQYFLEQLGVGLFPWVGLVPAALGYSVVQAYREEQHFVHLEQQNNKQAHATMLWGLWLLTSFTLFSAMITKFHHYAYPIVPPAALLVGLIVSRLWASSDRSAETRWLSILLCILGVAALVLGLAGFFGDPRGLVPLSVESASRWQWTPDHGWPLWLCTLLLSIGTLSFYFAYRFSSVFKQRAPALSRAAIATIATAAVLIAFVGRDLSWITDVRPAGYERLLQLFVYRYEREWPTQFDYRAILSGFAILSTVLISLALFTRLRRLMLMAFFSCAFLFAVWGLDLYLIDLGPHWGQRELIKAYYEHRSGPDEPLLAWQMNWKGENFYTGNRVYAFIELDNKAITKWVKEHKGQRAFFVLQHERLANFKRLMGASRTINEITTVDENNKFILLEISL is encoded by the coding sequence ATGTCTCATTTCTCTTCGTTGATGCGACGTCCTGCACTAAAAGGAAGCTTGCTGGCTTTTCTGAGTGCTACCGTTTTGTTTTTGTTGATGGCCCAACAACAGTCCACAGCCTTTGGGATTTGGCTGGGCTTACCCGCTTTGTTGTTGTCGGCCTATGGCCTGACCCGAGCGATACTTGTGACGCTCGATGCCGAAGAGCAAGGCACTTCAACTGCTCATCCGCTTTGTTTGCCGCCCGTACATCATCCGGGATGGTTTGTCTTCGGAGCAACCCTGCTTCTGCTGCTGCCCGCTTTGGGTCTCTATAGTCTCAGCGATCCCTGGGAAACCCACTACGGTGAGGTCGCCCGTGAAATCCTCGCCCGAAACGACTGGATTAGTTTGTGGTGGGCCCAAGATAAATGGTTTTGGTCTAAACCAATTCTGATTTTCTGGACCGAGGCGCTAAGCATGAAGCTTTGGGGCACTGGGTTTATGCCGGATACGAACCCCTCGTACGCAGAATGGGCGATTCGTTTTCCGCATTTGCTTTTCAGTACAGCGGCCATCATGGCGGTGTATTTCACGGTAGCTCGTCTTTGGGAAAAACGCACTGCGGTGTTTTGTGCGCTTGTTCTTCTCACCTGTCCTTATTTTTTCCTGATTTCTCATCAGGCTATTACGGATTCGCTACTTGTAAGCAATCTGACGATTGCCATGTGCTTTTTGACCCTGGCCTTTGTCACACCCGAAAATGAAGCTCTATCGATGTTTCGGGTTTGGAAAACTAGTTTTTCACTCAAACATCTTTTTGTATTCTCTTTGCTGCTGCTGGTTCTCCCTCAGATTCTCTATCTGGCATCCAGAAACGTTTCTTGGGGATCGGGTGGTATCTTTTTCCATTACGACTCATTTCTTTATGGCTCGGCAGGAAACGATGCGATTCCCGGCAATCCAGCGCATCAGTTCATTCATCCAGTCTTTGGAAGCATTGCTGCACAACCTGTGATGCAGGCAGCGTACTGGGCTGTAGCACTTGCCGCAGCGCTTTTTTTCGCGCGTCGGCTAAAGAGTAAGCAAAGTTTTTTCTTTTTATTCTTTTACCTGTTTTGTGCAATCGCGTTCATGGCTAAGGGCTTGCCGGGCATCGTGCTGCCGGGTCTTGCAGCTCTCTTTTATCTTATTGTGTCCCGTCGCTGGTCGTTGCTGGGCTCCGGTCACATTCATGTTGCACTTGGCATCTTGCTGATCTTGTGCATTGGAGCGCCCTGGTTTGTAGCGATGTACATGCGCCACGGAGCGGCATTTACCGATCGCCTGTTGGTACACGACCATATCAACCGCCTTGCCCAGGGAGTCCATGGCGATAAGGGCAGCATGCAATATTTTCTAGAACAACTCGGGGTGGGACTCTTTCCCTGGGTTGGGCTTGTGCCTGCGGCACTTGGCTACAGCGTTGTCCAAGCTTACCGCGAAGAGCAGCACTTTGTTCATCTGGAGCAACAGAACAACAAGCAAGCCCATGCCACGATGCTCTGGGGTCTATGGCTACTGACAAGCTTCACGCTCTTTAGCGCAATGATTACCAAGTTTCACCACTACGCATATCCGATTGTGCCGCCCGCAGCCTTACTCGTTGGACTTATCGTAAGTCGTTTGTGGGCTTCGTCCGATCGTTCAGCCGAAACTCGCTGGCTTTCGATATTGTTATGCATCCTCGGTGTCGCAGCTCTGGTGCTTGGCCTCGCGGGTTTTTTTGGCGATCCCCGAGGTCTCGTGCCGCTGTCTGTCGAAAGCGCGAGCCGCTGGCAATGGACACCGGATCATGGCTGGCCACTGTGGCTGTGCACGCTATTGCTTAGCATTGGCACCTTGAGCTTTTATTTTGCTTATCGCTTCAGTTCGGTTTTTAAACAAAGAGCCCCAGCATTGAGTAGAGCAGCAATTGCCACTATCGCCACGGCGGCTGTGTTAATTGCCTTTGTCGGCCGAGACCTATCTTGGATCACTGACGTACGGCCTGCTGGCTATGAACGATTGCTTCAGCTTTTTGTTTATCGTTACGAGCGCGAGTGGCCTACTCAATTCGACTACCGTGCCATTCTCAGCGGCTTCGCTATCTTGAGTACAGTGCTCATCAGTCTCGCTTTGTTCACACGCTTGCGACGACTCATGTTGATGGCCTTTTTCTCTTGCGCTTTTTTGTTTGCGGTGTGGGGCCTCGACCTTTATCTGATTGATTTAGGACCACACTGGGGACAGCGTGAGCTCATCAAAGCATACTACGAGCATCGCAGTGGCCCCGATGAACCACTGCTCGCATGGCAGATGAATTGGAAAGGTGAAAATTTCTATACTGGCAACCGTGTCTATGCCTTCATTGAGCTCGATAACAAAGCCATTACCAAATGGGTCAAAGAGCACAAAGGTCAGCGTGCATTTTTTGTGCTACAACACGAACGTCTTGCTAATTTTAAGCGCTTGATGGGCGCAAGCCGTACGATTAATGAAATCACCACCGTTGATGAGAATAACAAGTTCATTCTGTTGGAAATCTCACTCTAA
- a CDS encoding UbiA prenyltransferase family protein, giving the protein MMISVLSFIKMLRPHQWVKNLFVFAPAFFAKQFFAPRTLLFASLGFIAFCCAASSVYILNDLVDRSADRAHPVKKNRPIASGSIAVPVAVATMLALTLISFAIAIGLPRLTGYCIVGYLALNIAYSFFLKRIAYVDAFAIASGFELRVLAGAAAESIKASTYLLVVTMVLALFLALGKRAHELSQGEPAYDRRAVLRHYSKRTLAILLYFAASSTIAVYLAYALDPETVSSFGTNLLPWTTVFVAIGVLRFVWLVNHGQSAESPTERMLSDWPFLTNIVLWTIAVLFLIYAK; this is encoded by the coding sequence ATGATGATTTCTGTTTTGTCCTTTATAAAAATGCTGCGCCCACATCAGTGGGTTAAAAACCTCTTTGTGTTTGCTCCAGCTTTTTTTGCAAAACAATTTTTCGCGCCCCGTACACTTTTGTTTGCTTCGCTTGGCTTTATTGCTTTTTGTTGTGCCGCAAGCTCGGTCTATATTCTAAATGACCTCGTTGATCGCAGTGCTGATCGGGCTCATCCGGTAAAAAAAAATCGACCCATTGCTAGTGGAAGTATTGCGGTGCCTGTCGCTGTTGCGACCATGTTAGCGCTTACTTTGATCTCCTTTGCCATTGCGATTGGTCTGCCTCGTTTAACAGGATATTGCATCGTGGGCTATTTGGCTCTCAATATTGCCTATAGCTTTTTTCTCAAACGCATTGCTTATGTTGATGCTTTCGCGATTGCTTCTGGTTTTGAACTGCGGGTGCTTGCTGGTGCAGCAGCTGAAAGCATCAAGGCATCGACCTATTTGTTGGTCGTGACCATGGTACTTGCTCTTTTTTTGGCTCTTGGCAAACGCGCTCATGAGTTATCGCAGGGAGAACCTGCGTACGATCGCCGAGCAGTGCTTCGACACTATTCAAAGCGCACTTTAGCTATTTTACTTTACTTTGCTGCTAGTTCAACCATAGCTGTCTATTTGGCCTATGCGCTCGATCCTGAAACGGTTTCATCTTTTGGAACGAACCTGCTTCCGTGGACTACCGTTTTTGTGGCAATTGGCGTGCTACGTTTTGTATGGCTTGTTAATCATGGACAAAGTGCGGAGAGCCCCACCGAACGCATGCTCTCAGACTGGCCTTTTCTCACTAACATTGTCCTGTGGACCATCGCCGTTTTGTTTCTAATCTACGCAAAATAG
- a CDS encoding prepilin-type N-terminal cleavage/methylation domain-containing protein, which produces MRYTQSHRSGFSLLELMVALALSATVVSSVYMLGGASAKHFQEQQRIAQTQLSLRIAVEQIRRDIARAGFLGTPNSANENTCGTTAISVQAVAFTNNADSAQIPNASAHGVQADRLILTGNYATSDNYFSSGFDSAGNLVYLQRDWQGFRRSFHLTTTGTPFSSTLYDDAFRVGRVLHIETLQGVHFFGNITAKSATNASVTFSPALTVGSLCLGGIGVGATVAPLSRVEYYVGNIGGNLDPLSSTAATAMGSQSVQLIRRELNSSGTAVANSERVVMEYVVDFNVDFILDTSGPGVAPSLARVSDAAAATAIAANPEQVRSAIVRLSARTPFQDARFPWVARASGAPLTRYRANASAAGAARVRTIETEIFMPNMVN; this is translated from the coding sequence ATGAGATACACTCAATCACATCGCTCTGGCTTTTCGCTCTTGGAACTCATGGTTGCGCTTGCACTGAGTGCCACGGTTGTTTCGTCCGTCTATATGCTTGGCGGAGCGTCTGCAAAACATTTTCAAGAACAGCAACGCATTGCTCAAACCCAACTTTCACTACGCATTGCCGTTGAGCAAATACGCCGAGACATTGCACGCGCTGGTTTTTTGGGAACGCCCAACTCCGCTAACGAGAACACCTGTGGAACCACTGCCATTAGTGTACAGGCTGTCGCCTTTACCAACAATGCGGACTCTGCTCAAATACCAAACGCCTCAGCACACGGTGTGCAAGCGGACCGCTTAATACTCACCGGAAATTACGCAACCTCCGATAACTATTTTAGTTCGGGTTTCGATAGCGCCGGAAATCTGGTTTATTTGCAACGTGATTGGCAAGGCTTCCGTCGCAGTTTTCATCTGACTACAACAGGAACACCTTTTAGCTCAACCTTGTATGATGATGCTTTCCGGGTAGGACGCGTCCTTCATATTGAAACATTGCAAGGCGTTCATTTTTTCGGAAACATCACAGCAAAAAGCGCTACCAATGCCAGCGTTACTTTCTCACCCGCGCTTACCGTAGGAAGTCTTTGCCTTGGCGGCATTGGCGTGGGAGCTACGGTCGCTCCGCTGTCTCGAGTCGAATACTACGTTGGCAACATCGGCGGTAACCTCGACCCTCTGAGCAGCACCGCCGCTACAGCCATGGGTTCCCAAAGCGTGCAACTTATTCGCCGAGAGCTTAATTCAAGCGGCACAGCCGTTGCAAACAGCGAACGCGTGGTTATGGAATACGTTGTTGATTTCAACGTCGATTTTATTTTGGATACTTCTGGTCCCGGGGTTGCTCCAAGTTTGGCACGCGTATCGGACGCAGCAGCAGCAACCGCTATTGCCGCAAATCCTGAACAGGTTCGAAGCGCCATTGTAAGGCTATCAGCACGTACGCCTTTTCAAGATGCACGTTTCCCTTGGGTTGCACGCGCAAGCGGGGCTCCTCTTACGCGTTATCGCGCAAATGCCTCGGCAGCCGGCGCAGCTCGTGTCAGAACTATTGAAACAGAAATTTTCATGCCCAACATGGTGAACTAA
- a CDS encoding transposase — protein sequence MARIPRAQQIIAGVPHHVILRGNNRRRLFSYENECRLFVEFLRKAIEKTRIKIHSLGLLPNHVHLLGTPLDAPSLSNCIKDVSQRYARHRNIRRQSHGKLFEERFFSVPIQSDEHLAIVTAYIDLNAVKDGYPEDGLWHRWSTFGIHTGRNSLFRVDPEIWTPSDWYTSLGTTQANRQSAYESFAREYLEHKKGIGYLQKLEARWKLENGRVGRRFERPDRSSAL from the coding sequence GTGGCCAGAATCCCCCGTGCACAACAAATCATTGCAGGCGTTCCACACCATGTCATCCTTCGTGGAAACAACCGTCGCCGACTGTTCTCCTACGAAAACGAGTGCCGTTTGTTTGTCGAATTTTTACGTAAAGCCATTGAAAAGACCCGCATCAAAATCCACAGTCTTGGCCTTTTGCCCAATCATGTTCACTTGCTCGGAACACCCCTCGACGCTCCATCGCTAAGCAATTGCATCAAGGATGTCAGTCAGCGCTATGCTCGACATCGTAATATCCGTCGTCAAAGTCATGGCAAATTGTTTGAAGAACGTTTTTTCTCCGTTCCAATACAGAGCGACGAACACCTTGCCATCGTCACAGCATACATTGATCTGAACGCCGTAAAAGATGGATACCCTGAAGACGGCCTGTGGCATCGTTGGTCGACCTTTGGCATTCACACTGGACGAAACTCTCTCTTTCGCGTTGATCCAGAGATTTGGACACCCTCAGATTGGTACACCAGTCTTGGCACGACGCAAGCAAATCGACAAAGCGCCTACGAAAGCTTTGCACGCGAGTATTTGGAACATAAAAAAGGAATCGGCTATCTCCAAAAACTCGAAGCCCGTTGGAAGCTAGAAAACGGACGAGTTGGTCGGCGCTTTGAGCGACCCGACCGATCCAGCGCCCTTTAG
- a CDS encoding FHA domain-containing protein, whose product MSRDQISKSPRQVQCRDYLWELFQKMSAELECSVDYLINEAMRVYAKSYQEGHPGQVSAETTASSTNVARGAAPLPPSNTASGIPSLGAMRSSISNATGPVPLPPPPPSRPSMSAFPAVSAPARSYVPGPASSAAPFPPPERSSGGFGQSGPPSHTTGPFAPVFPAGPSSIPTQGVRPQLYAVYGGQKVPVHSDEFIIGRGSKSSDLTIKDGNISRRHAAVVFENGAYYLKDLGSTNGVEYQGRRIGGKRIDEGDVFLLCDHEVRFTYL is encoded by the coding sequence ATGAGTCGCGATCAGATTTCAAAAAGCCCGAGGCAAGTTCAATGCCGCGATTACCTATGGGAGCTTTTCCAAAAGATGAGCGCTGAGCTTGAATGCTCAGTGGATTATCTGATCAATGAAGCGATGCGTGTTTACGCAAAATCGTATCAAGAAGGACATCCAGGTCAGGTTTCCGCGGAGACCACAGCTTCAAGTACAAACGTGGCACGTGGTGCAGCGCCACTTCCGCCATCAAATACGGCAAGTGGGATACCCTCGCTTGGCGCGATGCGCTCGAGTATATCCAATGCCACTGGACCGGTGCCTCTTCCGCCGCCACCTCCTTCACGCCCTTCAATGAGCGCTTTTCCGGCAGTCTCTGCTCCAGCGCGATCGTATGTCCCAGGTCCAGCCTCATCTGCGGCACCTTTTCCCCCACCGGAGCGTAGCAGTGGCGGTTTTGGACAATCGGGCCCGCCTTCTCATACGACAGGACCCTTTGCGCCGGTATTTCCTGCTGGCCCATCAAGCATACCTACGCAAGGAGTGCGTCCGCAGCTTTATGCGGTCTACGGTGGACAGAAAGTCCCGGTGCATTCCGATGAATTTATTATTGGTCGTGGTTCAAAATCTTCAGATCTCACCATAAAAGATGGCAATATTTCTCGGCGTCATGCGGCAGTCGTTTTTGAAAACGGCGCTTATTACTTAAAAGATCTTGGCAGTACGAACGGGGTTGAGTATCAAGGTAGGCGAATTGGTGGAAAACGCATCGATGAGGGTGATGTTTTCCTTCTTTGTGATCACGAAGTACGCTTTACGTATCTGTAA
- a CDS encoding prolyl oligopeptidase family serine peptidase — translation METPVRSEALVVIPSDYDDSVPTPLLLLLHGLTDTAENIDDHFAYGAEAEAYGFIMIAPQGSQDSNGFQFWNATDECCNLSGKKVDDVAYLSSVIEEAKSNYTIDASRIYIVGHSNGGFMAYRMVCELQNTFAAVVSYAGASFSDPSQCAYPDAIHALHIHGDQDELVSYVGDGPFPGAEETIVRWANRAGCDGNTFDEGPKLDLDANTPGDETFTRLYNHNCSTTSDIQLWTITNGVHNITPSPSFTKSIFNWLNPKKIK, via the coding sequence ATGGAAACACCCGTTCGAAGCGAAGCACTTGTTGTCATTCCCTCTGATTACGATGATAGCGTGCCTACGCCTTTGCTTCTGCTTCTTCATGGACTCACCGATACAGCAGAGAATATAGACGACCACTTCGCCTACGGCGCGGAAGCTGAAGCATATGGTTTTATCATGATTGCACCGCAAGGCTCGCAAGATAGCAATGGTTTTCAGTTCTGGAATGCTACCGACGAATGCTGCAATCTCTCAGGAAAAAAGGTCGACGATGTAGCGTATTTAAGTAGCGTCATTGAGGAAGCTAAAAGCAATTACACGATCGATGCATCTCGCATTTATATCGTAGGACACTCAAACGGTGGCTTTATGGCTTATCGTATGGTCTGTGAACTGCAAAACACCTTTGCTGCAGTAGTAAGCTACGCTGGAGCAAGCTTCTCGGATCCGAGTCAATGCGCCTATCCAGACGCCATCCATGCTCTTCATATTCACGGGGATCAAGACGAACTCGTAAGTTACGTGGGCGATGGCCCCTTTCCTGGCGCCGAAGAAACCATTGTGCGCTGGGCCAACCGCGCCGGCTGTGATGGCAACACTTTTGATGAAGGGCCAAAGCTCGATCTTGACGCCAACACCCCGGGCGATGAAACATTCACTCGCCTCTACAACCACAATTGCAGCACTACGAGCGACATCCAACTCTGGACCATCACAAACGGCGTCCACAACATCACCCCAAGCCCCAGCTTCACCAAATCAATCTTCAACTGGCTAAACCCCAAAAAAATTAAGTAA
- a CDS encoding glutathione peroxidase codes for MNNAMEGKEVPEVTFRVKNEKGEWQDLKSKEIFSGKTVAVFSLPGAFTPTCSTAHVPRYNELAPVFKEHGVDDIVCVSVNDTFVMNAWKHDQGADRVRFIPDGNGEFTKAMGMLVDKRELGFGPRSWRYSMLVKNGKIEKMFVEPEVPGDPYKVSDADTMLNYIAPNASKTKDVLLFTKPGCSFCTKAKAMLKEKGWEYSEVTASPRMLRAVSEKATTPQVFIDGKYIGDSVALEAYLKNN; via the coding sequence ATGAACAACGCTATGGAAGGAAAAGAAGTTCCTGAGGTTACTTTTCGGGTTAAGAACGAAAAGGGTGAATGGCAGGACCTAAAGAGTAAAGAGATTTTTTCGGGCAAGACGGTGGCGGTGTTTTCGTTGCCGGGAGCGTTTACGCCGACCTGCTCGACGGCTCACGTGCCACGTTACAACGAGCTTGCGCCGGTGTTTAAAGAACATGGGGTGGATGATATTGTTTGCGTTTCAGTGAATGATACTTTCGTAATGAATGCATGGAAGCACGATCAAGGCGCGGACCGCGTACGATTTATTCCGGACGGTAATGGTGAGTTTACCAAGGCGATGGGCATGCTTGTGGATAAGCGTGAACTTGGTTTTGGGCCGCGCTCTTGGCGTTATTCCATGCTTGTTAAAAATGGCAAGATCGAAAAGATGTTTGTTGAGCCGGAAGTGCCAGGGGATCCCTACAAAGTCTCCGATGCCGATACGATGTTGAACTATATCGCGCCGAATGCGAGCAAAACCAAAGATGTTTTACTGTTCACCAAACCAGGTTGCAGTTTTTGCACCAAGGCAAAAGCGATGCTCAAGGAAAAAGGCTGGGAGTACTCGGAAGTCACAGCTTCACCAAGAATGCTACGTGCGGTTTCTGAGAAGGCCACGACACCCCAGGTATTTATCGACGGCAAATACATCGGTGACTCGGTCGCACTTGAGGCTTACCTTAAGAACAACTAA
- a CDS encoding type II secretion system protein encodes MKYNSGFTLLELLIAVSIIGGSAALAAPAIGTAMAERRVAQAQLDALRIGRQARSEALALGTAHLLRFTKASNPDSLGMLRLYRGSNSGCNTTDWSTITSGTSCTAPNCVAEVNLGDSKYRFSATNFVQMEGSPDEALVDLCYTSSGMLWHRIASTAPFSDQNNTNGVSGGYAFWFQGKLGTAFRGVRRWAVFPLGGAPRVMQ; translated from the coding sequence ATGAAATACAACTCAGGATTTACGCTGTTAGAGCTTCTCATCGCTGTATCCATTATAGGTGGCAGCGCAGCCCTTGCTGCGCCCGCTATTGGAACCGCAATGGCTGAAAGGCGCGTAGCACAAGCTCAACTGGATGCGTTGCGTATTGGACGCCAAGCTCGCTCTGAAGCACTGGCTCTAGGTACGGCTCACCTGCTTCGTTTTACGAAAGCTTCAAATCCTGATTCACTTGGCATGCTTCGTTTGTACCGCGGCAGCAATAGCGGCTGTAACACCACTGACTGGTCTACTATCACATCAGGAACAAGCTGCACTGCACCGAACTGTGTCGCTGAAGTAAACCTAGGTGATAGCAAGTATCGCTTTTCAGCCACGAACTTTGTGCAAATGGAAGGCTCCCCCGATGAAGCACTGGTCGACCTTTGCTATACAAGCTCAGGCATGTTGTGGCACCGTATTGCTTCAACGGCTCCGTTTTCCGATCAAAACAATACTAACGGAGTAAGCGGAGGATATGCTTTTTGGTTTCAAGGTAAACTTGGCACAGCTTTTCGTGGAGTCAGAAGGTGGGCCGTATTTCCTTTAGGCGGCGCACCGAGGGTGATGCAATGA
- a CDS encoding DNA translocase FtsK 4TM domain-containing protein, whose translation MGVAAWLIPLELFLFTLRLFGRVGVQLGAARAASVLVIVLISCAMMHLAFGETLFFGGHTGGGLLGEITGEVLRSLLGTIGTYIVCTTILIVTILLRTPFSIASTMRWSNAQLSKVKARVAAAWEEAKRLEEARRLEQAEFEAEEAPVIKVSKKPNPPVHDEAIPEELETEEEPSRSESTPPTRSAAKAKTDAPGGPIIVPPKLSPRTNGKSSSISPTQKAPRSKTGKPFALPSTTLLDEIPSTSIRVDEKTLKNYAERLVQKLKAYGVEGRVDEIHPGPVVTMYEFEPASGTKVSKIASLADDLAMALAAQKVRIVAPIVGKARVGFELPNKKRQTVSIRDILEDSRWQDMEAALPIALGKDIAGQPVYADLSRMPHLLVAGATGAGKSVGLNVMLSSLLFKKTPEELRLLMIDPKVVELAAYDGIPHMLLPVVTDMKKAALALRWAVDEMERRYQLFADAGARNVQSYNERVEKVERGELSLEKLAPKKMKQLQLELDEGKNPEPFKPEKLPYVVIVVDEFADLIMVSAKDVEAAITRLAQKARAAGMHVILATQRPSVDVITGVIKANFPTRIGYKVSQREDSKTILGRSGAEHLLGMGDMLMLPPGSGELKRVHSAFISEDELRNMCDFLRDQGNPVYDERILKPREEDADGGGGGPARKGDDEKYDRAVAIVAEAGYCSISHIQRQLGVGYNKAALIVERMEKDGVVGPPSGKAGGRREVLVQSY comes from the coding sequence TTGGGTGTCGCAGCCTGGCTTATTCCTCTGGAACTGTTTTTATTTACCCTGCGCCTCTTTGGACGAGTCGGCGTTCAGCTCGGTGCTGCGCGGGCAGCTTCGGTGCTGGTCATCGTACTAATCAGCTGCGCCATGATGCATCTTGCCTTCGGGGAGACCCTGTTTTTTGGTGGTCACACGGGTGGCGGGCTGCTTGGCGAAATCACCGGTGAAGTGCTCCGTTCCCTCTTGGGCACCATTGGAACGTACATCGTTTGCACGACGATCTTGATCGTCACCATTCTTCTTCGCACGCCCTTTTCGATCGCATCGACCATGCGCTGGAGCAACGCTCAGCTAAGCAAGGTCAAGGCTCGCGTTGCTGCCGCCTGGGAAGAGGCCAAGCGCCTTGAAGAAGCACGTCGCTTGGAGCAGGCCGAGTTTGAGGCAGAAGAGGCGCCGGTTATCAAAGTTAGCAAAAAGCCTAATCCCCCCGTTCATGACGAGGCCATTCCCGAGGAACTCGAAACCGAGGAAGAACCCAGTCGCTCAGAAAGCACTCCACCAACCCGCTCTGCTGCCAAAGCAAAAACCGATGCACCCGGAGGCCCAATTATCGTTCCTCCCAAGTTAAGTCCTCGAACGAACGGTAAAAGCAGTAGTATAAGCCCTACTCAAAAAGCACCCCGCAGCAAAACCGGTAAGCCTTTTGCATTGCCTTCGACCACGCTGCTTGATGAGATTCCGAGCACCTCCATACGTGTGGACGAAAAAACCCTCAAAAACTACGCCGAGCGTTTGGTACAAAAACTCAAAGCCTATGGTGTGGAAGGGCGCGTGGATGAAATTCACCCTGGTCCAGTAGTCACTATGTACGAGTTTGAGCCTGCCAGCGGCACCAAAGTCTCCAAGATCGCTTCGTTGGCGGACGATCTCGCCATGGCTCTAGCCGCACAAAAAGTGCGTATCGTCGCGCCTATCGTGGGCAAAGCACGTGTCGGCTTCGAGCTGCCCAACAAAAAACGCCAGACTGTCAGCATTCGCGACATCCTTGAAGACAGTCGTTGGCAAGACATGGAAGCAGCACTACCCATCGCGCTTGGTAAAGACATCGCCGGGCAACCTGTCTATGCCGATCTATCTCGCATGCCTCATTTGCTTGTCGCAGGTGCAACGGGAGCTGGTAAGAGCGTCGGGCTCAACGTGATGCTTTCATCCCTTCTGTTTAAGAAAACGCCAGAAGAGCTGCGTTTGCTCATGATCGATCCCAAAGTCGTTGAGCTTGCTGCTTACGATGGCATACCGCACATGCTGTTGCCTGTGGTCACCGACATGAAAAAAGCAGCACTTGCATTGCGCTGGGCCGTGGATGAAATGGAGCGACGCTATCAGCTCTTCGCCGATGCTGGTGCACGTAACGTGCAAAGCTACAACGAACGCGTCGAAAAAGTAGAACGCGGTGAACTCTCCCTTGAAAAACTCGCTCCGAAGAAAATGAAACAGCTTCAGCTAGAGCTTGATGAAGGCAAGAACCCAGAGCCGTTCAAGCCTGAAAAGCTTCCTTACGTTGTCATCGTCGTCGACGAGTTTGCCGATTTGATCATGGTCTCCGCCAAAGACGTCGAAGCAGCCATCACCCGTTTGGCCCAAAAAGCCCGAGCAGCGGGTATGCACGTTATTCTTGCCACGCAGCGTCCCAGTGTTGATGTCATCACCGGCGTCATCAAAGCCAACTTCCCCACGCGCATTGGCTACAAAGTCTCTCAGCGCGAAGACTCAAAAACTATTTTGGGGCGCAGTGGAGCAGAGCATTTGCTTGGCATGGGTGATATGCTCATGCTTCCGCCTGGCTCAGGTGAACTCAAACGCGTACACAGCGCATTCATCAGCGAAGATGAACTGCGTAACATGTGTGACTTTTTGCGCGATCAAGGCAATCCCGTTTACGACGAACGCATCTTGAAGCCACGCGAAGAAGACGCAGACGGCGGAGGCGGCGGTCCGGCGCGCAAAGGCGACGATGAAAAGTACGATCGCGCTGTAGCGATTGTCGCTGAAGCCGGCTACTGCTCCATCAGTCACATCCAACGCCAACTTGGCGTCGGCTACAACAAAGCGGCTTTGATTGTTGAACGCATGGAAAAAGACGGCGTCGTAGGTCCGCCCAGCGGCAAAGCCGGCGGCCGACGCGAAGTCCTTGTTCAATCGTATTAA